A window of Roseiflexus castenholzii DSM 13941 genomic DNA:
GGTGCGCGCGGCTCCCGACGCCGCGCCGCACCGGACGTTCCCGAACGGTTCGCTTGCCAATCTGCACTTGGTAAGGTGCCGCTCCCCGGCGCACGCCGGGGCTCAGGTCCTTCACCCCTGAATCGTGACGTGGCGCCGCGTCGGACCGCTCGGCGACTTGCGCCGCTTTCTCCCTAGAAAGGAGGTGATCCAGCCGCACCTTCCGGTACGGCTACCTTGTTACGACTTCGTCCCAGTCGCTGCCCCTGCCCTCGGCCGCTGCCTCCTGACGGTTAGCGCACGGACTTCAGGCATTGACAACTCCCATGACGTGACGGGCGGTGTGTACAAGGCCCGGGTACGTATTCACCGCGCCATGGCTGATACGCGGTTACTAGCAACTCCGCCTTCACGGGGGCGAGTTGCAGCCCCCGATCTGCACTGAGACGCCGTTTGGCGATTTGCCTCCGCTCGCGCGGTCGCCACGCATTGTCGGCGCCATTGTAGCGTGTGTGTCGCCCCAGGCGTCAGGGCCATGCGGACTTGACGTCATCCCCGCCTTCCTCCCCGAAGGGCAGTCCGGTTAGACACCGGTAACTAACCGCAGGGGTTGCGCTCGTTGCGGGACTTAACCCAACATCTCACGACACGAGCTGACGACAGCCATGCAGCACCTGTGACGGTCCCTCGAAGGCCGCGACGTTTCCGCCGCCTGCACCGTCATGTCCAGCCTGGGTAAGGTTCTTCGGGTTGCCTCGAATTAAACCACACGCTCCGCTGCTTGTGCGGGCCCCCGTCAATTCCTTTGAGTTTTAAGCTTGCGCTCGTAGTTCCCAGGCGGACCACTTCACGCGTAAGCTTAGGCGCGCCGCGACGTCAATAGTCGCCACACGCCGAGTGGTCATCGTTTACGGCGTGGACTACCCGGGTATCTAATCCGGTTTGCTCCCCACGCTGTCGCGCCTCAGCGTCAGCCAGCGGCCAGCCCCCTGGCTTCCCCCTTGGTCTTCCTGCCGATCTCTACGCATTTCACCGCTACACCGGCAATTCGAGGGGCCTCTCCGCCGCTCTAGTCGTCTAGTTTGCCATGACCTCCCCCGGTTGAGCCGGGGGCTTTCACACGACACTGAGACCACCGCCTGCGCGCGCTTTACGCCCAGTAACTCCGGACAACGCTCGCCCCCTCTGTCTTACCGCGGCTGCTGGCACAGAGTTAGCCGGGGCTTCTTCCGGGGGTACCGTCGTAGTCGTCCCCCCGAAAAGCGGTTTACAACCCGAAGGCCGTCATCCCGCACGCGGCGTTGCTCGGTCAGGCTTGCGCCCATTGCCGAAAATTCCTTGCTGCTGCCTCCCGTAGGAGTCTGGGCCGTGTCTCAGTCCCAGTCTGGCTGGTCATCCTCCCAGACCAGCTACCCGTCATCGGCTTGGTAGGCCGTTACCCCACCAACCACCTGATGGGCCGCAGGCCCCTCCTCCGGCGCGCCGAAGCGCTTTCCCCTTGCGGACGTATGCGGGATTAGCGCGACTTTCGTCTCGTTATCCCCCACCGGAGGGCGGGTTCCCACGTGTTACTCAGCCGTGCGCCACTCACGCGCCGAAGCGCGTGCGTTCGACTTGCATGCATTAGGCACGCCGCCAGCGTTCGTCCTGAGCCAGGATCAAACTCTTCATGGTGATGGGCGACGCATCGCTGCGCGATGCGCCGCCGGGAGCCCGACGAATGCTCCACGTCACGATTCAGTTGTGAAGGTGCCGAGCGGGCGACAAAAAACCAGGCGGTCGCACCTTGCGGCTGGACCGACCTGGCGACAGTGGTTGCGCTTCCCCTGTCGCACTCCTGGTTGTCGCTATTCGCTCACGGGCGCGTCTCTCCAGAGACGGGTTGTTTTCGTACAGAAGATTATACTACACAGACCTGTACCTGTCAAGTCTGCTTGTCTATCTTCTGTTATCTTTGAGCGTCGCCGCAGTGCGGCGTTTCTCTTGACAGGTGTTACTATAGCACGACATTAAGAGCATGTCAAACGCTGTTCCATTTTGCGCATGATAGAACGGTGTGGTACGATGGCATCAGAGAGACGCATGTAACAATGCGCCGACGATCACGATCTTTCTTTCGAGATTATCGGCGCCTCTGGCAGTGGATAGTATGTCGGATGCACACAGCGAGCCATCGACCAGCGGCGCACCGCGGATTCTGTTCGCAATCTCCGACACTGGCGGCGGGCATCGCTCAGGAGCGCAGGCGATCGCTGCCGCGATTGAGCAGCGTGTCGGTGATGCGGTCGAAACGTATATTATCGACATCTTTACCCATACCGGCGTGCCGGTTGTGCGGAACGCACCGGTCGTCTACGATAAACTCTCGACACGCTGGTTGCCGCTCTATGATACACTCTATCGTCTGACTGACGGTCGACGACGCATCGATGCGCTGACGAAAGTCGTCTACTTTGCGGCGCATCGCAATATTCTGCGCGTGCTGGAAGCGGTGCAACCAACACTGGTGGTGTCGGTGCATCCGCTGCTCAACCGCCTGATCGGCAATGCACGCCGCACCTATCGCCTCTCGTTTCGTTTCATTACGGTTGTGACCGATCTGGTGAGCCTGCATGCGTCATGGGCCGATCCAGATGCGGAATTGTGCATTGTTCCCACCAATGAAGCCTATGAGCGGATGCTTCGCCTGGGCATGCCAGAGAGCAAGTTGGTGCGCACCGGCTTCCCTGTTCATCCAAAATTTGTCGCATATCATCAGACCCGCGACGCTGCACAGGCGAACCTTGGTCTTGCGCCAGAATTGTTTACCGTGCTGGTGACGAGCGGCGGGGTTGGGTCTGGCAATATGGAGCAACTGGTGCGCAATATTCATACGGCATACCCGCAGTTGCAGGTGCTGGTCGTGACTGGACGCAACACGGCGCTGCGCGAACGTCTTGAGCAGATCGGCTTTGGTCCGAACGTCCGCATCTTCGGCTTCGTGACCAATATGGAAGAGTTGATGGCTGCCAGCGATATTGTCATCTCGAAGGCGGGTCCCGGCACGCTGATGGAAGCATTGGTCATGCGGCGCCCGGTGATCGTGACACAGGCGGTCGGTATGCAGGAACGCGGGAACATCGATTTCGTGCTGAACCATGAACTTGGGTTGTTCTGCCCTACCATTGATCGCATTGTGCCGGTGCTGGCAGAGTTGATGGAGCCATCCACCTATGCAGCAGTCACAGCACGTCTGGTCGATGCGGTTCCGCGCGATGGCGCAGCGCAGATCGCTGCGATCCTGCTGGATCAATTGCACCTTGCGCCGCCGGTTCGCCGCCGTCGTCGTTTGCGCCTGCCGTCGGTGCGCCTGCCGCGCCCGCGGGCGATCGCGCGGCGGTTGCACCTGCCACGCTTGAGAAGATTGGTGCGCTGGAGACGATCATCGTCACACAGGCGGGTGTAGCACATGCAGGTTACAGGTACGAAGGGCGCCGGCAGGGAGGTGGAACACGTTGAACATCGAACGCGGGAAGGCGGCATAGAGGGGCGCCCCTCGTGGACGCCTACGCGCCTTGCGCAACACGTTCAAGGGCGGACAGCACATATGAGCATGACAAGCATGCATGGCGTTGGGATGAGTCGTTCTGTCCTCACCCCTACCCCTCTCCCGCGTGCGGGAGAGGGGAGACCGGCGCCGTGCTCGCGGCCGTCCCACGGTAGGCGTGCCGGTGGTCGCGCGGGGGTTCTGTCCGCCCTTAAGGTGCAACACGACGGGGATGATGCGCGTTCCACGGCGTCAGATGACGGTTGCCGGCAGAAAGGTTGCGGGGTGTCGGTGCATAGTGTAAGCAGGGAGGGAGATGGGAAGGGGACGAGTGCGCAATGTTGAAGGTGATTGCGAACTCTAACCCCTGACTCCTGATCCCTGACGCATGCCAGAACGTCTTTAGAAGCCGCATGACTGAAGGTTCAAGCAGATCATTGGATCGACGCTGGTGGACTGCTGGATTGATTGCATCCACAGCGCTTTTGTGCGTGTGGTGTGGGGTATTTGCCGGTATCGGCGGTTGGGTTGCCGGGCGTGATATTGGTCGGCGCGAGGCGCGCCTCGAACTGAGTGCAACCGCTGCCGCACAACCGGTTCTGCCGGATCTTGGGGTGCTGGTGACACGCCTGGATCGTAGCGGTCCGGCTGCGCGCGCTGGCGTCGCACGCGGCGACGTGATCGTGGCGATTGAAGGGGTGTATGTCCAGGACGCGCGTGATCTGCGGAATGAGATTCTGCGCTACCGTGTGGGCGATACGATTCGCCTGACGATTCTCCGTGACCAGAGTGAGCAGACCATGAACGTTGTGCTTGGCGCCTTCCCTGGTAATCCGCGGCTGCCGTATCTTGGCGTGTACTACACTGCCCGCGGTGAGGAACCGGCTGATCTATGATGCGCCGTTCTATGTCTGGCAAGGAAAGTGGAAGTGGAGTGACCACGCTGCCTTTTCCGCAACGGGGCGTGCTGCTGCTTGCGTCGCTGGCAGGCCTCTGTTGGGCTGCGGCGCTGGTGATGCTGATATGGGGATTCGTTGATCGCCATCAACCATATGATGCACCAGAACGCATGGTATATTATATAATGGTTAGTACTGCTGCTCTGCTGACATTTGCACCGGTAGCACACCGGCTTCGTCTGACAGGTCTGGCATTCGAGGGGATAGCCGGAACGACGTTGCTCCTGTACACACTGGCATTCGTCCCGCCGCCGGTCGAGTGGTTGCTGTCGCCGTCGGAGGCGCCGGTGTATGGCATCATGGCGCTGGCAGTCTTCTGGTTCTTCTCGTCGCTGGCGATGCCGCTCCTGTATGCGGCCGGTCAGCGTCTCTTCCAACAGCGCGCGCGCCGCTATGATCGTCGCCGGGCGCGACGCCAGGCATACGAGATCGGTTGGCTTGCCGTGTTGATCGTCGCTCTGGCGGGTCTGCGAACGCTGACGCCGATTGCGGTCGCGTTGGTTGCACTTATCATCGGGGTGGTTGAGTTATTGTTTCTTTCGTTTGTTGAGCCTGAATCATGATTCAGATTGCTATCATCGGCGTTGGACTGATCGGCGCTTCCCTTGGGATGGCGCTGCGTTCTGCGAACGAGCGCGAGTCGCCATTGGGCGCGATCACGGTGACCGGTTTCGACACCAATGCGCGCGCCCTTTCGGAGGCGCGCGGTCGCCTGGCTATTGATCGCGAGGCGCGCACGCTGGCTGATGCAGTGCGCGATGCGCATCTGGTGATCGTTGCGGTTCCGGTGCAGGCGATCCGCGCGGTATTTGCCGATCTTGCACCGCTGTTGCCCGCCGGGGCAACGGTCACCGATGTAGCAAGCACCAAGACACAGGTCCTTGCCTGGGCGCGCGAACTTCTGCCCACAACCGTCGATTTCATTGGCGGGCACCCAATGGCCGGGAGCGAAAAGTCTGGTCCTGCGGCTGCATCGCCCGATCTCTTCCGCAATGCCATCTACTGCCTCTCACCACGCGAACATGCCCGCGAAACGGCGGTGCGCCTTGTTGAGGCAATGGTCGAGCAGATTGGCGCAAAACTCTACTATATCGACCCGGTCGAGCACGATGCGTATGTGGCAGGCGTCTCGCATCTGCCGTTTATGCTCTCGACGGCGTTGATGGATGTTGTGAGTCGCAGTCCCGGTTGGCGCGAGATGGCGCCGCTGGCGGCAACCGGTTTCCGCGATGTGACCCGGCTGGCATCGGGCAGCGCCGAGATGCACCGCGACATTTGTCTGACCAACCGCGAGGCGCTGGCGCGCTGGCTCGATGATATGGCGCAGCGCCTGGCAGAACTGCGCGATCAGGTCGCCGCTGGCGATGGCGAGGCGCTGCTGGCATGGTTTCGCCATGCTCAGGAGGCGCGCGAACAGTGGCTGGCGGCACGCCCGAACATGCGTCCAGGCGAGCAGGAGTTCAATGAAATGATAGATATGGCATATGAGCGACCGGGTCTCTTTGGGCGCTGGGGGTCTGGTCCACGTCAGCGCAAACAGCCGTAAACGAGGTTTCTATGGATCGTCCAATCCGTGTGCTCATTGCAAAGCCAGGTCTCGACGGGCACGACCGGGGAGCGAAAGTTATTGCCCGCGCATTGCGTGATGCGGGCATGGAGGTGATCTACACTGGCATTCAGCAAACGCCGCAGATGATTGTCGAGGCGGCGTTGCAGGAAGATGTCGATGTGATTGGTCTTTCGATCCTCTCCGGTGCGCATATGACTCTGTTGCCGCGCGTGATGGAATTGCTGCGCGACCACGGGATGCACGACGTGCTGGTTGTGGCGGGTGGGATCATTTCGGACGACGATGCCCGGATATTGAAAGAGCAGCATGGCATTGCTGAGGTGTACGGACCTGGCGCTTCAACCCACGAGATCGTGCGTTTCATTCAGGAACGATGCGAAACGAGGACTTGACGGCGTGGACCTGGTACAGGCGTTGCTGTCCGGCCATCGGCGCGCGCTGGCACAGGCGCTGACCCTTGTGGAAACCGGCGGTCCGCAGGCGCGCGCCCTTCTTGGCGCACTGTTCGCGCACACCGGTCGCGCGCATATCATTGGCGTGACCGGCGCACCCGGCGCCGGTAAATCGACGCTGGTCACCGCGCTGGCAGCGCACTGGCGGCGCACCGGTCGGACGGTTGGCATTATTGCGGTCGATCCGACGTCGCCATTCACGCGCGGCGCTCTTCTCGGCGACCGAATCCGCATGCAGGCCCTCAGCGGCGATCCCGGCGTGTTTATTCGCAGTATGGCAAGCCGCGGGCGGCTGGGGGGTATTGCCCGCGCCACCGGCGATGCAGTGGCACTGCTCGACGCCGCCGGATTCGATCTGGTGCTGATCGAGACGGTCGGCGCCGGTCAGGGTGAGGTCGAGATCGCCGCGGCGGCTCATACCACAATTGTTATCGAAATCCCCGGCGCCGGTGATGATATTCAGGCTATCAAAGCCGGCATTCTCGAAATCGCCGATGTGCTGGTGGTTAACAAAGCCGATCGCGACGGCGCGGAACAGACGGTTCGCCAGTTGCGCGCGATGCTGAGCCTGGCTGACCTGCCGGTTGACGGCTGGACCCCTCCGGTATTGACTGCTGTCGCTATGCGCGGCGAAGGTATCGAAGCGATTGCGACGGCAGCAGAGCGACATCTGGCCTATCTCCGCGAAAGCGAGCGCTTGACCCGGCGCGAGCAGGAACGCGCCGAGCGTGAACTGCGGTTGATCCTCCAGGAAACAGCACTCGAGCGGGTGCGTGCGCATGTCGCGCCGTCTGATTGGGAGGCATTGATTGCCCAGATCGTCGCGCGCGCGCTCGATCCGTATACCGCTGCGAATCGCCTGCTTGAGCGCGTGCTCCCACAGTCGGGCGGATAAATCAGTACCCTTGGGGAATGCCATTCATACTGCCAGTATGGTATAACCAACACCGGAATTGTCGAAACGTCATCGACGCATCGTTGCTTCAGGACGAGGACTGCATGGAACATCACGCCGCTTTCGACTATATCCGTGATCTCCTGACCCTGCCAGAAGTTGTCGAAACTCGCCACCACATGCATCATAGTATTCCCAAACACGATCATCTGACCCGTTCAGTGCGCATGTCGTACCATCTGAGCCGCTTGCTCCGCGCCGATATTCGCACCTGTGTACGCGCTGCGCTGCTCCACGACATCAACTCGCGCGCCGGCACCCTGACGACGCACGGGCGCGTAGCGGCGCGTTGGGCTGCGGCGCAAGGCGAAGATCCGGCAGTCTGTGCGGCGATCGAGAGCCACATGTATCCGCTTGGTCCGGCGCCGGCGTCGCGTGAGGCATGGGTGCTGGTGCTGGCGGATAAAGCCGCGTCGCTGGGAGATATCAAGCAGTTTCTGACGGGATTGATCGACGGGCGCAGCCTGGAAGAGCGCCGTCGCTTGAAAGAAACCGACCCCTACTATCGTCAGCGACCACGGCGGCGGCTGTTCCGCCACTGGCGCGCGAAGCGCGCGCCATAGCCGCATCAGACGACGGTCGCAATGGCTTCTCCCAGACGCCGCGCCGCTTCGATGAGTTGAGGCGGTTGGTACAGGCTGAATGCCAACCGGAGCGTGTTACGTCGTGGCGCGTCGAGATAAAACCGTGATCCGGGCAGGTATGAGACCCCCATGGATTCGGCGAACGGCAACAATTCCCCGGCATCGAT
This region includes:
- the meaB gene encoding methylmalonyl Co-A mutase-associated GTPase MeaB; translated protein: MDLVQALLSGHRRALAQALTLVETGGPQARALLGALFAHTGRAHIIGVTGAPGAGKSTLVTALAAHWRRTGRTVGIIAVDPTSPFTRGALLGDRIRMQALSGDPGVFIRSMASRGRLGGIARATGDAVALLDAAGFDLVLIETVGAGQGEVEIAAAAHTTIVIEIPGAGDDIQAIKAGILEIADVLVVNKADRDGAEQTVRQLRAMLSLADLPVDGWTPPVLTAVAMRGEGIEAIATAAERHLAYLRESERLTRREQERAERELRLILQETALERVRAHVAPSDWEALIAQIVARALDPYTAANRLLERVLPQSGG
- a CDS encoding S1C family serine protease, encoding MDRRWWTAGLIASTALLCVWCGVFAGIGGWVAGRDIGRREARLELSATAAAQPVLPDLGVLVTRLDRSGPAARAGVARGDVIVAIEGVYVQDARDLRNEILRYRVGDTIRLTILRDQSEQTMNVVLGAFPGNPRLPYLGVYYTARGEEPADL
- a CDS encoding cobalamin B12-binding domain-containing protein gives rise to the protein MDRPIRVLIAKPGLDGHDRGAKVIARALRDAGMEVIYTGIQQTPQMIVEAALQEDVDVIGLSILSGAHMTLLPRVMELLRDHGMHDVLVVAGGIISDDDARILKEQHGIAEVYGPGASTHEIVRFIQERCETRT
- a CDS encoding prephenate dehydrogenase, producing the protein MIQIAIIGVGLIGASLGMALRSANERESPLGAITVTGFDTNARALSEARGRLAIDREARTLADAVRDAHLVIVAVPVQAIRAVFADLAPLLPAGATVTDVASTKTQVLAWARELLPTTVDFIGGHPMAGSEKSGPAAASPDLFRNAIYCLSPREHARETAVRLVEAMVEQIGAKLYYIDPVEHDAYVAGVSHLPFMLSTALMDVVSRSPGWREMAPLAATGFRDVTRLASGSAEMHRDICLTNREALARWLDDMAQRLAELRDQVAAGDGEALLAWFRHAQEAREQWLAARPNMRPGEQEFNEMIDMAYERPGLFGRWGSGPRQRKQP
- a CDS encoding MGDG synthase family glycosyltransferase, translated to MSDAHSEPSTSGAPRILFAISDTGGGHRSGAQAIAAAIEQRVGDAVETYIIDIFTHTGVPVVRNAPVVYDKLSTRWLPLYDTLYRLTDGRRRIDALTKVVYFAAHRNILRVLEAVQPTLVVSVHPLLNRLIGNARRTYRLSFRFITVVTDLVSLHASWADPDAELCIVPTNEAYERMLRLGMPESKLVRTGFPVHPKFVAYHQTRDAAQANLGLAPELFTVLVTSGGVGSGNMEQLVRNIHTAYPQLQVLVVTGRNTALRERLEQIGFGPNVRIFGFVTNMEELMAASDIVISKAGPGTLMEALVMRRPVIVTQAVGMQERGNIDFVLNHELGLFCPTIDRIVPVLAELMEPSTYAAVTARLVDAVPRDGAAQIAAILLDQLHLAPPVRRRRRLRLPSVRLPRPRAIARRLHLPRLRRLVRWRRSSSHRRV
- a CDS encoding HD domain-containing protein, with amino-acid sequence MEHHAAFDYIRDLLTLPEVVETRHHMHHSIPKHDHLTRSVRMSYHLSRLLRADIRTCVRAALLHDINSRAGTLTTHGRVAARWAAAQGEDPAVCAAIESHMYPLGPAPASREAWVLVLADKAASLGDIKQFLTGLIDGRSLEERRRLKETDPYYRQRPRRRLFRHWRAKRAP